Below is a window of Desulfuromonas sp. TF DNA.
CCGCGGAATTCCCTTTCGATTCGAGCGTCAATGAAGAAATCCTTCAACTTCTTCCTTCCTTCCATTCCGGCAGGACGGAACCGGTCGCCGGGACGGAAGGATCGCACCGCCAGAGGAAAGTCGACGGCCGACGCATCGAACTCCACGGCCGCCAAGGTCTCCCCCCGCGGTTCCTCCACCAGCTCGACCAGCAGCCGGCGGCCGTCCGGCAGGGAATATTCACCGGGACCGGGGATGGTGAATACAAACGGCACGGGGGTCGGCGGCGGCGCCTGGCGCAGCCACAGGCTTTCATATCGGCAGGCCGCCCATGCCCCGGGCAGATGGATTTCCGCCTGGGATCTTCCTCCCGTGACCATCTTTCCGACATCCTCGATATGCACGGCGGTGATTCCGCGCAGATCCCCGCGCACCTTCTCCAGGGCCAGGCGGATCACCCTCGCCCCCAGGGCGGGATGCAGGGCCGCCAGCCCGGCCCGGTCGAGCCGGATCTCCCCTTCCCTAGGCCGGCCGAGGGCGGACAGGAGGCGGTCCTCCTCAGCTCGCCAGCAATCCTCCTCCAGGGCAATGCGCCCGCTGAGGCGGGCCAGATGCTCCTCGGCCCGGGGATTGAAGGTCTGCAAAAGAGGAATGAGTTCATGGCGGATACGGTTGCGCGTGAAGGCGAGGTCCCGGTTGCTGGCATCCTCGATGTGGGTGAGGCCTCTCTCTGCCAGATACTTCAGAATCTGCTCGCGGGAAAAGGACAGGAGGGGACGGATGAAGGGACCGCTCTTCGGACGCATGGCCGCCAGTCCGGGAAGAGCGGTGCCGCGGATAAGGCGGTGAAGAAATGTTTCGACCTGGTCGCCGCGGTGATGCCCCAGGGAGATGACCCGGCATCCCTGTTCAGCTGCCGTTCGTCGCAAAAAGTCCCGACGCGCCTCCCTGCCCGCCTCCTCCATCCCCATCCGGCGATCTTCAGCCAGGGCGGGGATGTCGATCCGCTCCACGGTCAGGGAGATCTCCAGTTCAGCACAAAGCTTGCCGACGAAATCGGCGTCCCGGGGACTCTCCGGCCGCATTCCGTGATCGAGGTGGGCGGCATGCAGGGAGAAGGAAAAGGCGGGGGCCAGCCCGTGCAGCAGATGCAGCAGCGCCACCGAATCCGCCCCGCCCGAGAGGGCGACCAGCACCCGGTCTCCGGGTGTCACCAGATGGACAAGGTTTCTGCGGAAGGCATCGTGCATGACATTCGGCTCAGGCATGACGGCTATAAAAAGTGAAGCCCTCACCGGCTACCGGAGAGGGCTTCGCTGAAAAATGGTGGCGGTGCAGAGATTCGAACTCCGGACACTGCGGATATGAGCCGCATGCTCTAACCAACTGAGCTACACCGCCNNNNNNNNNNNNNNNNNNNNNNNNNNNN
It encodes the following:
- the tilS gene encoding tRNA lysidine(34) synthetase TilS — translated: MHDAFRRNLVHLVTPGDRVLVALSGGADSVALLHLLHGLAPAFSFSLHAAHLDHGMRPESPRDADFVGKLCAELEISLTVERIDIPALAEDRRMGMEEAGREARRDFLRRTAAEQGCRVISLGHHRGDQVETFLHRLIRGTALPGLAAMRPKSGPFIRPLLSFSREQILKYLAERGLTHIEDASNRDLAFTRNRIRHELIPLLQTFNPRAEEHLARLSGRIALEEDCWRAEEDRLLSALGRPREGEIRLDRAGLAALHPALGARVIRLALEKVRGDLRGITAVHIEDVGKMVTGGRSQAEIHLPGAWAACRYESLWLRQAPPPTPVPFVFTIPGPGEYSLPDGRRLLVELVEEPRGETLAAVEFDASAVDFPLAVRSFRPGDRFRPAGMEGRKKLKDFFIDARIEREFRGRLPLVEAGEILWVAGVRRCSGRLPAHGKTVLRLTISPSHSSTIRL